One Parageobacillus sp. KH3-4 genomic region harbors:
- a CDS encoding YlmC/YmxH family sporulation protein produces MMRISEFQTKDVVNVANGKKLGNIGDIDIDLQTGQIQSLIILGAGKVLGLFGREEETVIPWQNIVKVGADVILVRLHESE; encoded by the coding sequence ATGATGAGAATTTCCGAATTTCAAACAAAAGACGTTGTAAACGTTGCAAATGGGAAAAAATTAGGAAACATCGGTGACATAGATATTGACTTGCAGACAGGGCAAATACAATCGCTGATCATCTTGGGGGCGGGAAAGGTGCTCGGCTTGTTTGGCAGGGAAGAGGAAACGGTGATTCCGTGGCAAAATATCGTCAAAGTTGGCGCGGATGTCATTTTAGTACGATTACATGAAAGTGAATAA
- the sigG gene encoding RNA polymerase sporulation sigma factor SigG, which produces MTRNKVEICGVDTSKLPVLKNEEMRELFKRMHEGDLEAREKLVNGNLRLVLSVIQRFNNRGEFVDDLFQVGCIGLMKSIDNFDLSQNVKFSTYAVPMIIGEIRRYLRDNNPIRVSRSLRDIAYKALQVREKLMGEAAKEPTTEEIANVLGIPHEEVVFALDAIQDPVSLFEPIYNDGGDPIYVMDQLSDERSCDSQWIEEIALKEGLRRLNEREKMIIRKRFFQGKTQMEVAEEIGISQAQVSRLEKAAIRQMNKNIQV; this is translated from the coding sequence TTGACAAGAAACAAAGTGGAGATTTGCGGAGTAGACACCTCAAAGCTTCCAGTACTAAAAAACGAAGAAATGAGAGAACTATTCAAACGAATGCATGAAGGGGATTTAGAGGCAAGGGAAAAGTTAGTAAATGGAAATTTACGTCTCGTATTAAGTGTGATCCAGCGGTTTAACAATCGCGGTGAGTTTGTGGATGATTTGTTTCAAGTTGGTTGTATCGGACTTATGAAATCTATTGATAACTTTGATTTAAGCCAAAATGTGAAATTTTCTACGTATGCGGTGCCAATGATTATTGGAGAGATCCGCAGATATTTGCGCGACAACAATCCGATTCGCGTTTCCCGCTCGCTTCGTGACATTGCCTATAAAGCGCTGCAAGTGCGTGAAAAATTAATGGGGGAGGCGGCGAAAGAGCCGACGACCGAAGAAATTGCCAACGTGCTTGGAATTCCCCATGAAGAAGTGGTGTTTGCTTTAGATGCGATTCAAGATCCTGTTTCGTTATTTGAACCGATTTATAACGATGGCGGCGATCCAATTTATGTGATGGACCAATTAAGCGATGAACGCAGTTGCGATAGCCAATGGATTGAAGAAATCGCCCTAAAAGAAGGGCTGCGCCGTTTGAACGAACGGGAAAAAATGATCATCCGCAAGCGTTTTTTTCAAGGAAAAACGCAAATGGAAGTTGCTGAAGAAATCGGAATTTCCCAAGCGCAAGTATCGCGGCTGGAAAAAGCGGCAATACGCCAAATGAACAAAAACATTCAAGTATAA
- the sigE gene encoding RNA polymerase sporulation sigma factor SigE translates to MKKWKLRITYFLYKLLKKLGMKMDELYYIGGSEALPPPLTKEEEEMLIKKLSSGDETARSLLIERNLRLVVYIARKFENTGINIEDLISIGTIGLIKAVNTFNPEKKIKLATYASRCIENEILMHLRRNNKVRAEVSFDEPLNIDWDGNELLLSDVLGTEDDVITKDLEADVDRNLLFKALRQLSDREKQIMELRFGLSGGEEKTQKDVADLLGISQSYISRLEKRIIKRLRKEFNKMM, encoded by the coding sequence ATGAAAAAGTGGAAACTTCGCATCACTTATTTCTTGTATAAGCTGTTAAAAAAACTGGGAATGAAAATGGATGAATTGTATTATATCGGCGGGAGTGAGGCGCTGCCGCCGCCGTTGACGAAAGAAGAAGAAGAAATGCTGATCAAAAAGCTTTCATCTGGGGATGAAACTGCACGGTCACTGCTTATTGAGCGTAATTTACGGCTTGTTGTATATATTGCGCGTAAATTCGAGAATACAGGGATTAACATCGAAGATTTGATTAGCATTGGAACGATCGGATTGATTAAAGCAGTAAACACGTTTAATCCGGAAAAAAAAATTAAACTGGCCACCTATGCTTCCCGCTGCATTGAAAACGAAATATTAATGCATTTGCGCCGAAATAATAAAGTCCGCGCGGAAGTATCGTTTGATGAGCCTTTAAATATTGATTGGGATGGAAATGAGCTATTGCTGTCGGATGTGCTTGGAACGGAAGACGACGTGATTACGAAAGATTTGGAGGCGGACGTCGACAGGAACCTTTTGTTCAAGGCGTTACGCCAGCTGAGCGATCGTGAAAAACAAATTATGGAACTTCGCTTTGGACTTTCTGGAGGAGAAGAAAAAACGCAAAAAGACGTTGCCGATTTGCTTGGCATATCGCAATCTTACATATCTCGGCTAGAAAAGCGAATTATTAAGCGGCTTCGCAAAGAGTTCAACAAAATGATGTAA